CCTCACCACCCTCACCCCGCCGCGCGGGGACGTGCCGGCCCCCCCGGTCGAGCCGGTGGCGGCTTCTGGGTCCGACTTCGGGACGACCGTCAGGGTGAGGCTGGCCGCCGACCCCGGCTCCCCCGGGTTGAACCGCTTCGAGGTCCGCGTCGTCGGGTTCGACGACGGCGGACCCGTCGAGGCGCGGCGGGTCGGGCTGCGGTTCGAGCCGCCTCCGGATGCGGACGCCGCCCCCTCCACCCTCGACCTCGAGGAGAGGGAGCCGGGGACCTGGACCGCACACGGCCCGAACCTCACCGTCGACGGGACCTGGAGGGTGACGGTCGTCGTGGAGCGGGGCGCCCGGGGGGTCGAGGTCCCGCTCGAGCTCACCACCCGGTGCCGGTCGACGCCCATCCGCGCGCCCGGACAGCCGACCCTGCACGACGTCGAGATCGGCGGCGGGCGCACCGTGCAGGGGTACGCCGACCCCGGACGTCCGGGGAGCAACGAGATCCACTTCACGTTCTTCGACGCCGAGGGGAACGAGATGTCCGTGGGCGGGTTCGTGCAGATCGGGGCGACGCGCCGAGGCGGGGAGCGCGTCCGGACGGATGTCCGTCAGTTCAGCCCCGGGCATTTCGTGTCCGTCGCCGATCTGTCGCGCGGGACGTGGAGGTTCGACGTGAACGCGTCCACCATTCATGGTGAACGCCTGAACGCATGTTTCGAGGAGGTGCTGTGAGCGGGAGATGCCTGGCGGCCGCACTGTCCGCCATCCTGGCGCTGACCGTGGGATGCGGCGGCGGGGAGGACGACGACCGGGGCCGACCGGCCCGGCCGAGCTCCTCCGCGTCGCTCGAGATCCTGCAGCCCGCCGCGGGAGCCCAGGTGCAGGGGCCGTCCATCGACGTCCGTGTGGAGCTCGCCGGCGGGGAGATCGTCCCGCAGGCGTCGCGGGACCTGCAGCCCGACAAGGGGCACGTCCACCTGAGGCTCAACGGGGAGCTCGTCTCCCACACGTTCGGAACCACCCAGACCCTCACCGAGGTGGCTGCGGGTGACTACATCCTGGAGGCCGAGTTCGTCGCCGCCGACCACGGCCCGTTCAACCCGCGCGTCATCACGTCGACCAGCTTCACCGTGACATGACCGCCGCCGTCGCCCCGCTCCAGGTGCGCCTGATCGCGGCGGGAGTCCTGGCGGCCGGCACCGCGGCGCTGGCCGGCCGGGTGGTCGCACCCGGCAGCGTCCTCGTCCTCGTCGCGGTGGGGGCGGCCGCACTGCTCGCTCCCGTCCCGCACGACCCCACCCCGGCGGCGATGGCTCCCCACCTCGTGTTCCTGGCCGGCGCGGTCGGCGTGGCCGTCGCGGCGGCGGCCGCTCCCGCTCCCCCGGTCCCCTTCTGGTGGTGGGGGGCGACCGCAGCCGTGCTGGCCGCCGTGGCGGAGGAGGCGTTCTTCAGGCGCCTCATGTACGGGTGGCTGTCGCGGTGGGGCGCCGGCTGGGCCGTCGGCATCGGCGCCGTCGCCTTCGCCCTCGTGCACGTGGGCGCCTACGGATGGTGGATCGTGCCGCTGGACCTGGCGATAGGGCTCGTGTTCGGCTGGCAGCGTTGGGCGTCGGGAACCTGGACCGTACCGGCCGCTACGCACGCGGCCGCCAACCTCATGTTGATGACGGGGTGATGAGATGAGAGCGATACGTATCCTGCTCGCGTGCACGGTGGCTGCGTCCGCGGCGTGCGCTCCCGCCCGCGGTGACGACGAGATGGTCGTCGGCGCTGTTTACCCGACCGGTGGGAGCCACGGGACCGGCGGCGTCGAGGAGTGGTGGGGAGCGGAGCTCGCCGCCGAGTACGCGAACCGGGGGGCGGAGCGCCCCGTCCGGCTGGAGCTGGTGCGTACCGAGACCGCCGACGCCGCGCCCGGGGCGATCAGATCGCTGCGCGACCGGGGGGCCGAGGTGGTGATCGGGAGCTACGGCAGCACCATCTCCCGGACGGCGGCCGCCACGGCGTCGAAGCTCGGGCTCGTCTACTGGGAGACGGGGGCGGTCGGAGAGCTCTCGATGCAGAGCGCGCTCGGGGAGCGGGTCTTCAGGGTGCCCGCGGCCGGCGGTGTCCTGGGACGCAACGCCGTGACCTACGTCGACGAGCAGCTCGGGCTCCCCGAGCCCCTGCGCTGGGCGGTCGCCTACGTCGACGACGTGTACGGACGCAGCGTCGGCCTCGGGGCGATCGAGCAGGCGGAGGCGTCCGGACACGAGGTGGCCGCCCGGCTCCCCTACTCCCCCACCGACGACATGGGGGAGGTCGCGCAGCGGGTGGCGGACAGCGGGGCGAACGCGCTCGCCGTGGCCGCCTACCTGGAGGACGGGGTAGCCCTGCGGCAGGCCCTGCTGGCCAGGCAGGTCCCGCTGCTGGTGAGCATCGGGACCTCCTCGTCGTTCTGCATGATCGAGTTCGGGAAGCGACTGGGCGACGACGCCATCGGGCTCCTCGCCTCCGACAAGCCCAACGGCGACGCGATGGCTCCCGTCGACCTGTCTCCCGACGCCCGGGCCGCCCTCGAGTGGGCCCGGACCCGCTACCGCGAGAAGCACGGTGCCGGGATGACCGCTCCTGCCCTGGCCGGCTTCGCCGGGGCATGGGCGCTGTTCTCCCACGTCCTGCCCGCGGCCGAGGACGGCTCGGCCGGGTCGGTCGCGGCGGCCGCGGTCCGGACGAAGCTGCCGCCCGGAGGACTGCCCAACGGCAGCGGACTGGACCTCGTCCCGCCCGGGGAGGCGGATGCGGGCTCGAACAGGGCAGCCACGAGCGTGATCTGGAAGTGGGTGGCGCGCGAGCAGCGGGCGGTCGTCTGGCCGCCGTCCTACGCCGCGCCGGGTGCGGCATGAGGCGAACCCGCGGTCCGCTCGTCCTGGGGCTCCTGGCCGTGGTCGTCTACCTGGCGGCTGCCGCGCTCACCTACCGCGTCGAGCTGGTCCCGGGACGTCCGCTGTACGACGGGGAGGTCCCGCCGCCTCCCTACAACT
This is a stretch of genomic DNA from Actinomycetota bacterium. It encodes these proteins:
- a CDS encoding ABC transporter substrate-binding protein, which encodes MRAIRILLACTVAASAACAPARGDDEMVVGAVYPTGGSHGTGGVEEWWGAELAAEYANRGAERPVRLELVRTETADAAPGAIRSLRDRGAEVVIGSYGSTISRTAAATASKLGLVYWETGAVGELSMQSALGERVFRVPAAGGVLGRNAVTYVDEQLGLPEPLRWAVAYVDDVYGRSVGLGAIEQAEASGHEVAARLPYSPTDDMGEVAQRVADSGANALAVAAYLEDGVALRQALLARQVPLLVSIGTSSSFCMIEFGKRLGDDAIGLLASDKPNGDAMAPVDLSPDARAALEWARTRYREKHGAGMTAPALAGFAGAWALFSHVLPAAEDGSAGSVAAAAVRTKLPPGGLPNGSGLDLVPPGEADAGSNRAATSVIWKWVAREQRAVVWPPSYAAPGAA
- a CDS encoding CPBP family glutamic-type intramembrane protease — protein: MTAAVAPLQVRLIAAGVLAAGTAALAGRVVAPGSVLVLVAVGAAALLAPVPHDPTPAAMAPHLVFLAGAVGVAVAAAAAPAPPVPFWWWGATAAVLAAVAEEAFFRRLMYGWLSRWGAGWAVGIGAVAFALVHVGAYGWWIVPLDLAIGLVFGWQRWASGTWTVPAATHAAANLMLMTG